The following are encoded together in the Trachemys scripta elegans isolate TJP31775 chromosome 7, CAS_Tse_1.0, whole genome shotgun sequence genome:
- the NPAS4 gene encoding neuronal PAS domain-containing protein 4 → MYRSTKGASKARRDQINAEIRNLKDLLPIPEGDKVRLSYLHIMSLACIYTRKSIFFAKGALGGLESLLSSQDLEEFVQTLPGFLLAFTGEGKLIYVSENVAEHLGHSMVDLVAQGDSIYDIIDPTDHFVMRNQLALPSPTDTDRLFRCHFNTSKTVRRQSAGNKLVLIRGRFHQPPSGSYWSTNPVFMAFCTPLEPKPRLSHNSLFLASFESRHTKDLAILDISESVIFHLGFEKSELLCRSWYSLMHPEDLSHASAQHCRLLGDAGEPQVEMVVRLQIKNGVSWVWIYSLARMESAEIPVTCHNYIISDSEAWCLRQQLASEEPQVAYVLSAAPPYSEGLLSPAQLSSPDQVFTPLSGTPTGAAPLPSFDFASLEYAEGTSLSHEGASMAMELGNLSSMEEASSSTQGQPGKDTEFSYVFFPTAYEPAFRRDNPGGSAKDFVCTPPYTPHQGCTFMFGTQESYPPTTATSPPTTTSSELLYPPENCSALYEKLPPTPDSPGNGDCTVMTLPEVRAPLYIDVPMVPEGVLTPEASPIKQTFFRYSEKEKTEIDLLARQISSLAEDFSSFQSTELSLQAKQGQVTRSSSLPAGVPSPCLDFQPLKSWRSIDFSFLSCPEESLLEEDTVENLLQDLSTSLFEKSGAGVRCPLHHHFCGGNVSSPLSLDAEESGSGTLAPSPSTDLSPEEQCFLEELASYETVFETCASRSPCDGLDELYQLQSHLQDSFHEDGSESDPSF, encoded by the exons ATGTACCGCTCCACCAAGGGCGCCTCCAAGGCGAGGCGGGACCAGATCAACGCCGAGATCCGCAATCTCAAGGACCTGCTGCCCATCCCGGAAGGGGACAAAGTCCGGCTCTCCTACCTGCACATCATGTCGCTGGCGTGTATCTACACCCGCAAGTCCATCTTCTTCGCCAAAG GTGCCCTGGGAGGGCTGGAGAGCCTGCTGTCATCCCAGGACCTGGAAGAGTTCGTGCAGACGCTCCCAGGCTTCCTCCTGGCGTTCACCGGCGAAGGGAAGCTGATCTACGTCTCGGAGAACGTAGCAGAGCACCTGGGACATTCGATG GTGGACCTGGTAGCCCAAGGAGACAGTATTTACGACATCATTGACCCCACCGACCACTTTGTGATGAGAAATCAGCTGGCGCTGCCCTCCCCGACTGATACAG ACCGCTTGTTCCGGTGCCATTTCAATACCTCCAAGACCGTGCGGCGCCAGAGCGCGGGGAACAAGTTGGTGCTAATCCGAGGCCGCTTTCACCAGCCACCGTCCGGCTCCTACTGGTCCACCAACCCCGTCTTCATGGCCTTCTGCACCCCGCTAGAGCCCAAGCCACGGCTCAGCCACAATTCACTCTTCCTGGCCTCCTTCGAGAGCCGGCACACCAAGGACCTGGCCATCCTGGacatctcagagag TGTGATCTTCCATCTGGGCTTTGAGAAGAGTGAGCTCCTATGCCGGTCGTGGTACAGCCTGATGCACCCAGAGGACCTGAGCCACGCCTCAGCCCAGCACTGCCGCCTGT TGGGCGATGCTGGTGAGCCACAGGTGGAAATGGTCGTCCGACTCCAGATCAAGAATGGTGTCAGCTGGGTTTGGATCTACTCCCTGGCACGCATGGAGAGCGCTGAGATCCCCGTCACCTGCCACAACTACATCATCAG TGACTCGGAAGCTTGGTGCCTGCGTCAGCAGCTGGCCTCGGAGGAGCCGCAGGTGGCCTACGTGCTAAGCGCCGCGCCGCCCTACTCCGAGGGGCTGCTGTCCCCGGCGCAGCTCTCCAGCCCCGACCAGGTCTTCACGCCCCTGTCCGGCACACCCACCGGTGCCGCCCCGCTGCCCTCCTTCGATTTCGCCAGCCTGGAGTATGCAGAGGGCACCAGCCTGAGCCACGAGGGAGCATCGATGGCCATGGAGCTGGGCAATCTCTCCTCCATGGAGGAGGCCTCCAGCTCCACCCAGGGCCAGCCAGGCAAAGACACCGAGTTCAGCTACGTGTTCTTCCCCACTGCCTACGAGCCGGCCTTCCGGAGGGACAACCCAGGTGGCTCCGCCAAGGACTTTGTCTGCACGCCTCCCTACACGCCCCACCAGGGCTGCACCTTCATGTTcgggacccaggagtcctaccCTCCCACCAcagccacctcccctcccaccaccacttcCTCCGAGCTCCTCTACCCTCCGGAGAACTGCAGTGCTCTCTATGAGAAGTTGCCGCCCACTCCTGACAGCCCCGGTAATGGGGATTGCACCGTCATGACGCTGCCGGAGGTCAGAGCCCCCCTCTATATTGATGTGCCCATGGTGCCCGAGGGGGTGCTCACCCCGGAGGCCTCGCCCATCAAACAGACCTTCTTCAGatattctgaaaaagaaaagactgagattGACCTGCTGGCCAGGCAAATCAGCAGCTTGGCTGAAGACTTCAGCTCCTTCCAGTCCACGGAGCTCTCCCTCCAGGCAAAGCAAGGCCAGGTCACccgcagctcctccctgccggccggcgtgcccagcccctgcctggaCTTCCAGCCCCTCAAGAGCTGGAGGAGCATTGACTTCTCCTTCCTTTCCTGCCCCGAGGAGAGCCTCCTGGAAGAGGACACCGTGGAGAACCTTCTCCAGGACCTGTCCACCTCTCTGTTCGAGAAGAGTGGCGCCGGTGTCcggtgccccctccaccaccacttcTGTGGTGGGAACGTCAGTAGTCCACTAAGCTTGGACGCCGAAGAGAGCGGCAGTGGGACCTTGGCTCCCTCGCCCTCCACGGACCTGTCTCCAGAAGAGCAGTGCTTTCTGGAAGAACTGGCCTCCTATGAAACAGTCTTTGAGACATGTGCCTCAAGGTCGCCCTGTGATGGGTTAGATGAGTTGTATCAACTCCAGAGCCACCTGCAAGACAGCTTCCATGAAG ATGGAAGCGAAAGTGACCCTTCGTTCTGA
- the SLC29A2 gene encoding equilibrative nucleoside transporter 2 isoform X1 codes for MSMFWREREFPSATTREGAAENQPGLSTAHSLPTRPGDIPPSTQMARQDMPKDQFHAVGIIFFILGLGTLLPWNFFITAIPYFKARLIVGTSLTMGLGGNSSGTQRDPARDEFNFNNWLTLLSQLPLLLFTLLNSFLYQCIPDKVRVLGSMSGILLLFILTAVLVRVEMSPHSFFSITISSVWFINSFCAVLQGSLFGQLGTLPQGYSTLFLSGQGMAGTFAASAMLLSMASGADAQTSALSYFITPCVGTLISIVCYLVLPRMAFFRHYLEQSWQHDPRNELETKAGLLGPEEQSGDQSERPGEEPMLGMANGTLRTLEDISVESSGKGAFALHNGTATSAQNGGPGPERPSVFSVLRKIWLLALCIVMVFTITLSVFPAITATVTSTSESKQWSEFFTPVCCFLLFNMMDWLGRSVTSYCLWPEKRLWLLPLLVGLRFLFVPLLMLCQAEPRTRLPVLFHHDAWFILFMLPFSLSNGYFVSLTMCLAPKQVLPQESELAGAIMTFFLALGLSCGAGLSFLLKALL; via the exons atgTCCATGTTTTGGCGGGAGCGGGAATTTCCAAGCGCAACAACAAGAGAAG GTGCTGCAGAGAACCAGCCAGGGCTGTCCactgcccactcccttcccacaAGGCCCGGAGAcatcccccccagcacccagatgGCTCGACAGGACATGCCCAAGGACCA GTTTCATGCTGTGGGAATCATCTTCTTCATCCTGGGTCTGGGCACCCTCCTGCCCTGGAACTTCTTCATCACGGCCATCCCG TATTTCAAGGCCCGGCTCATTGTGGGGACCAGCTTGACCATGGGCCTGGGGGGAAACAGCTCTGGGACGCAGCGGGACCCAGCCCGGGATGAGTTCAACTTCAACAACTGGCTGACGCTGCTCTCTCAGCTCCCGCTGCTGCTCTTCACTCTGCTCAACTCCTTCCTCTACCAATG catccCGGACAAGGTGCGGGTCCTCGGCAGCATGAgtggcatcctcctcctcttcatcctcacGGCCGTGCTGGTCAGGGTGGAAATGTCCCCCCACAGCTTCTTCTCCATCACCATAAGCTCTGTGTGGTTCATTAAct CGTTCTGCGCCGTCCTGCAAGGCAGCCTGTTTGGGCAGCTGGGCACCCTGCCCCAGGGCTACAGCACTCTTTTCCTGAGTGGCCAGGGCATGGCCGGGACCTTCGCCGCCAGTGCCATGCTGCTCTCCATGGCTA GTGGTGCGGATGCGCAGACGTCTGCCCTGAGCTACTTCATCACCCCCTGTGTCGGGACCCTGATCTCCATTGTCTGCTATCTGGTGCTGCCCCGTATG GCCTTCTTCCGTCACTACCTGGAGCAGAGTTGGCAGCATGACCCACGCAATGAGCTGGAGACCAAAGCTGGGCTGCTGGGCCCCG AGGAACAGAGTGGGGACCAGTCGGAGAGGCCTGGGGAGGAGCCAATGCTGGGAATGGCCAACGGGACACTCAGGACATTGGAGGACATCAGTGTGGAGAGCTCCGGGAAGGGAGCCTTCGCCCTGCACAATGGGACAGCCACCAGTGCCCAGAACGGGGGGCCGGGACCAGAGAGACCGTCAGTGTTCAGTGTGCTCCGAAAG ATCTGGCTGCTGGCACTCTGCATTGTCATGGTTTTCACTATCACCCTGTCCGTGTTCCCTGCCATCACTGCCACCGTCACCAGCACCTcggagagcaagcaatgga gTGAGTTCTTCACCCCTGTTTGCTGCTTCCTGTTGTTCAACATGATGGACTGGCTGGGCCGCAGCGTCACCTCATACTGCCTCTGG ccagaGAAGAGACTATGGCTACTCCCCTTGCTGGTGGGCCTGCGCTTCCTGTTTGTGCCCCTGCTGATGCTATGCCAGGCCGAGCCCCGCACCCGCCTGCCCGTGCTCTTCCACCATGATGCCTGGTTCATCCTCTTCATGCTGCCTTTCTCGCTCTCCAATGGCTACTTCGTCTCGCTCACCATGTGCCTTGCCCCCAA GCAGGTGCTGCCGCAAGAGAGCGAGCTGGCTGGAGCCATCATGACCTTCTTCCTGGCACTAGGGCTGTCGTGTGGGGCTGGGCTCTCCTTCCTCCTCAAGGCCCTGCTGTGA
- the SLC29A2 gene encoding equilibrative nucleoside transporter 2 isoform X2, which produces MAVLGVTGLCAGAAENQPGLSTAHSLPTRPGDIPPSTQMARQDMPKDQFHAVGIIFFILGLGTLLPWNFFITAIPYFKARLIVGTSLTMGLGGNSSGTQRDPARDEFNFNNWLTLLSQLPLLLFTLLNSFLYQCIPDKVRVLGSMSGILLLFILTAVLVRVEMSPHSFFSITISSVWFINSFCAVLQGSLFGQLGTLPQGYSTLFLSGQGMAGTFAASAMLLSMASGADAQTSALSYFITPCVGTLISIVCYLVLPRMAFFRHYLEQSWQHDPRNELETKAGLLGPEEQSGDQSERPGEEPMLGMANGTLRTLEDISVESSGKGAFALHNGTATSAQNGGPGPERPSVFSVLRKIWLLALCIVMVFTITLSVFPAITATVTSTSESKQWSEFFTPVCCFLLFNMMDWLGRSVTSYCLWPEKRLWLLPLLVGLRFLFVPLLMLCQAEPRTRLPVLFHHDAWFILFMLPFSLSNGYFVSLTMCLAPKQVLPQESELAGAIMTFFLALGLSCGAGLSFLLKALL; this is translated from the exons ATGGCTGTGCTGGGGGTCACTGGATTGTGTGCAG GTGCTGCAGAGAACCAGCCAGGGCTGTCCactgcccactcccttcccacaAGGCCCGGAGAcatcccccccagcacccagatgGCTCGACAGGACATGCCCAAGGACCA GTTTCATGCTGTGGGAATCATCTTCTTCATCCTGGGTCTGGGCACCCTCCTGCCCTGGAACTTCTTCATCACGGCCATCCCG TATTTCAAGGCCCGGCTCATTGTGGGGACCAGCTTGACCATGGGCCTGGGGGGAAACAGCTCTGGGACGCAGCGGGACCCAGCCCGGGATGAGTTCAACTTCAACAACTGGCTGACGCTGCTCTCTCAGCTCCCGCTGCTGCTCTTCACTCTGCTCAACTCCTTCCTCTACCAATG catccCGGACAAGGTGCGGGTCCTCGGCAGCATGAgtggcatcctcctcctcttcatcctcacGGCCGTGCTGGTCAGGGTGGAAATGTCCCCCCACAGCTTCTTCTCCATCACCATAAGCTCTGTGTGGTTCATTAAct CGTTCTGCGCCGTCCTGCAAGGCAGCCTGTTTGGGCAGCTGGGCACCCTGCCCCAGGGCTACAGCACTCTTTTCCTGAGTGGCCAGGGCATGGCCGGGACCTTCGCCGCCAGTGCCATGCTGCTCTCCATGGCTA GTGGTGCGGATGCGCAGACGTCTGCCCTGAGCTACTTCATCACCCCCTGTGTCGGGACCCTGATCTCCATTGTCTGCTATCTGGTGCTGCCCCGTATG GCCTTCTTCCGTCACTACCTGGAGCAGAGTTGGCAGCATGACCCACGCAATGAGCTGGAGACCAAAGCTGGGCTGCTGGGCCCCG AGGAACAGAGTGGGGACCAGTCGGAGAGGCCTGGGGAGGAGCCAATGCTGGGAATGGCCAACGGGACACTCAGGACATTGGAGGACATCAGTGTGGAGAGCTCCGGGAAGGGAGCCTTCGCCCTGCACAATGGGACAGCCACCAGTGCCCAGAACGGGGGGCCGGGACCAGAGAGACCGTCAGTGTTCAGTGTGCTCCGAAAG ATCTGGCTGCTGGCACTCTGCATTGTCATGGTTTTCACTATCACCCTGTCCGTGTTCCCTGCCATCACTGCCACCGTCACCAGCACCTcggagagcaagcaatgga gTGAGTTCTTCACCCCTGTTTGCTGCTTCCTGTTGTTCAACATGATGGACTGGCTGGGCCGCAGCGTCACCTCATACTGCCTCTGG ccagaGAAGAGACTATGGCTACTCCCCTTGCTGGTGGGCCTGCGCTTCCTGTTTGTGCCCCTGCTGATGCTATGCCAGGCCGAGCCCCGCACCCGCCTGCCCGTGCTCTTCCACCATGATGCCTGGTTCATCCTCTTCATGCTGCCTTTCTCGCTCTCCAATGGCTACTTCGTCTCGCTCACCATGTGCCTTGCCCCCAA GCAGGTGCTGCCGCAAGAGAGCGAGCTGGCTGGAGCCATCATGACCTTCTTCCTGGCACTAGGGCTGTCGTGTGGGGCTGGGCTCTCCTTCCTCCTCAAGGCCCTGCTGTGA
- the SLC29A2 gene encoding equilibrative nucleoside transporter 2 isoform X3, producing the protein MARQDMPKDQFHAVGIIFFILGLGTLLPWNFFITAIPYFKARLIVGTSLTMGLGGNSSGTQRDPARDEFNFNNWLTLLSQLPLLLFTLLNSFLYQCIPDKVRVLGSMSGILLLFILTAVLVRVEMSPHSFFSITISSVWFINSFCAVLQGSLFGQLGTLPQGYSTLFLSGQGMAGTFAASAMLLSMASGADAQTSALSYFITPCVGTLISIVCYLVLPRMAFFRHYLEQSWQHDPRNELETKAGLLGPEEQSGDQSERPGEEPMLGMANGTLRTLEDISVESSGKGAFALHNGTATSAQNGGPGPERPSVFSVLRKIWLLALCIVMVFTITLSVFPAITATVTSTSESKQWSEFFTPVCCFLLFNMMDWLGRSVTSYCLWPEKRLWLLPLLVGLRFLFVPLLMLCQAEPRTRLPVLFHHDAWFILFMLPFSLSNGYFVSLTMCLAPKQVLPQESELAGAIMTFFLALGLSCGAGLSFLLKALL; encoded by the exons atgGCTCGACAGGACATGCCCAAGGACCA GTTTCATGCTGTGGGAATCATCTTCTTCATCCTGGGTCTGGGCACCCTCCTGCCCTGGAACTTCTTCATCACGGCCATCCCG TATTTCAAGGCCCGGCTCATTGTGGGGACCAGCTTGACCATGGGCCTGGGGGGAAACAGCTCTGGGACGCAGCGGGACCCAGCCCGGGATGAGTTCAACTTCAACAACTGGCTGACGCTGCTCTCTCAGCTCCCGCTGCTGCTCTTCACTCTGCTCAACTCCTTCCTCTACCAATG catccCGGACAAGGTGCGGGTCCTCGGCAGCATGAgtggcatcctcctcctcttcatcctcacGGCCGTGCTGGTCAGGGTGGAAATGTCCCCCCACAGCTTCTTCTCCATCACCATAAGCTCTGTGTGGTTCATTAAct CGTTCTGCGCCGTCCTGCAAGGCAGCCTGTTTGGGCAGCTGGGCACCCTGCCCCAGGGCTACAGCACTCTTTTCCTGAGTGGCCAGGGCATGGCCGGGACCTTCGCCGCCAGTGCCATGCTGCTCTCCATGGCTA GTGGTGCGGATGCGCAGACGTCTGCCCTGAGCTACTTCATCACCCCCTGTGTCGGGACCCTGATCTCCATTGTCTGCTATCTGGTGCTGCCCCGTATG GCCTTCTTCCGTCACTACCTGGAGCAGAGTTGGCAGCATGACCCACGCAATGAGCTGGAGACCAAAGCTGGGCTGCTGGGCCCCG AGGAACAGAGTGGGGACCAGTCGGAGAGGCCTGGGGAGGAGCCAATGCTGGGAATGGCCAACGGGACACTCAGGACATTGGAGGACATCAGTGTGGAGAGCTCCGGGAAGGGAGCCTTCGCCCTGCACAATGGGACAGCCACCAGTGCCCAGAACGGGGGGCCGGGACCAGAGAGACCGTCAGTGTTCAGTGTGCTCCGAAAG ATCTGGCTGCTGGCACTCTGCATTGTCATGGTTTTCACTATCACCCTGTCCGTGTTCCCTGCCATCACTGCCACCGTCACCAGCACCTcggagagcaagcaatgga gTGAGTTCTTCACCCCTGTTTGCTGCTTCCTGTTGTTCAACATGATGGACTGGCTGGGCCGCAGCGTCACCTCATACTGCCTCTGG ccagaGAAGAGACTATGGCTACTCCCCTTGCTGGTGGGCCTGCGCTTCCTGTTTGTGCCCCTGCTGATGCTATGCCAGGCCGAGCCCCGCACCCGCCTGCCCGTGCTCTTCCACCATGATGCCTGGTTCATCCTCTTCATGCTGCCTTTCTCGCTCTCCAATGGCTACTTCGTCTCGCTCACCATGTGCCTTGCCCCCAA GCAGGTGCTGCCGCAAGAGAGCGAGCTGGCTGGAGCCATCATGACCTTCTTCCTGGCACTAGGGCTGTCGTGTGGGGCTGGGCTCTCCTTCCTCCTCAAGGCCCTGCTGTGA